A part of Methanobacterium sp. genomic DNA contains:
- a CDS encoding M48 family metallopeptidase, with the protein MDPIYKSIASNKRWTYFFFLLYAVLIGIIGYLIGIYIGSPLIGLIIAVMLFVIILLVTYYGGQSLVTTMAGAREVSKQESPYLYNTVEGLSIAAGLPMPKLYIIDTEVPNAFAAGRNPENASITVTRGLLERLDRLELEGVIAHEMAHIKNYDVLLATVAVVLAGTIVFLGYMVRYSSYGALFRGRDRGGSQGQLIFFIILIALVILAPIFAQLLKFAISRKREYLADATGANFTGYPEGLASALEKISGLQKSKSKLQNDALNGLYIINPALGAKSDRGSTLFSTHPSTNERVRRLREM; encoded by the coding sequence ATGGATCCCATATATAAGAGCATAGCATCCAATAAAAGATGGACCTATTTTTTCTTTTTACTCTACGCAGTTTTGATAGGGATCATAGGATATTTAATTGGAATATACATTGGTTCTCCCCTGATTGGTTTGATAATTGCAGTTATGCTATTTGTAATTATCTTGCTGGTCACCTATTACGGCGGACAAAGCCTGGTAACCACCATGGCCGGTGCCCGAGAAGTTTCTAAACAAGAATCCCCCTACCTATATAACACTGTAGAAGGTTTGAGCATAGCTGCTGGGCTTCCAATGCCCAAGTTATATATAATAGACACTGAAGTTCCCAATGCTTTTGCCGCAGGCCGTAACCCTGAAAACGCCAGCATCACCGTTACCAGAGGATTATTGGAAAGGTTGGATCGTTTGGAACTGGAAGGAGTTATAGCACATGAAATGGCCCATATCAAAAATTATGATGTTCTACTAGCCACAGTTGCAGTTGTGCTGGCTGGTACCATCGTGTTTTTAGGATATATGGTTCGGTACTCATCGTATGGTGCTTTATTCCGTGGTCGGGACCGTGGAGGATCCCAGGGTCAGTTAATATTTTTCATTATCTTAATTGCCCTGGTAATATTGGCCCCAATCTTTGCTCAATTACTGAAATTTGCAATTTCCAGAAAACGAGAATACCTTGCCGATGCAACTGGAGCAAACTTCACAGGTTACCCTGAGGGATTGGCCAGTGCACTGGAAAAAATTAGTGGATTGCAGAAGAGTAAAAGTAAGCTACAAAACGATGCACTAAATGGCCTTTACATTATCAATCCAGCATTAGGGGCTAAAAGTGATCGGGGCAGCACACTGTTTTCTACCCACCCCTCCACAAATGAACGAGTAAGAAGACTGCGCGAAATGTAA
- a CDS encoding LemA family protein → MDKKMISVYIILGILILIALYFVYGYNRLINMRNMVDTSYSNIDTLLQKRFDLVPNLVSTVKGYMKHERELLEEITRARSDWMNASTIKENAGADDMASKALKSIFAVAENYPDLKANENFLLLQEELVGIENKIAYARQRYNRTVLDLNNAVQQFPSNIIAQIFRFQNREFFEVESERIRDVPQMNFNGEN, encoded by the coding sequence GTGGATAAAAAAATGATCTCTGTGTATATCATCCTTGGAATATTAATATTAATAGCCCTTTACTTTGTTTATGGTTACAATCGACTTATAAATATGCGAAACATGGTGGACACATCTTATTCAAACATTGACACCTTACTGCAAAAGCGTTTTGACCTGGTCCCCAACCTGGTGAGTACAGTAAAGGGTTACATGAAGCATGAGCGTGAACTATTAGAAGAGATCACCCGGGCCAGAAGCGACTGGATGAATGCCTCCACTATTAAAGAAAATGCCGGAGCAGATGATATGGCTTCAAAAGCCTTGAAATCCATATTTGCCGTGGCAGAAAACTATCCTGACCTAAAAGCTAATGAAAACTTCCTATTGCTTCAGGAAGAACTGGTGGGAATAGAAAATAAGATAGCCTACGCCAGACAACGCTATAACAGGACAGTTCTGGATTTGAATAACGCCGTCCAACAGTTTCCCTCAAACATCATCGCCCAGATCTTCAGATTCCAAAACAGGGAATTTTTCGAAGTTGAATCTGAAAGAATACGGGATGTTCCCCAAATGAATTTTAATGGTGAAAACTGA
- a CDS encoding DUF2207 domain-containing protein, giving the protein MNKMKISSLFFILIFILSVMPMASFADDDGRSYTIPKATFDLYVQEDGNLKVKETLHYSFSGTYRGVYRTINIKEGEKIRNLNVSTKGAYSNYQVTPYDGQTKITVYLYSNERKTIPITNRDVVVTYEYDFINVTRIYTDIAALHYKVWGEEWDVGVGELTTKIHLPSKKGVKYWFNPPYYVINEKWEDSVLKITSDSISPGDFFEVRLAIPKEQFKNPVYAMSIDEEGLPQMEKIQEDYLNEIYFYSILYYILSILMILGIIIPFLIYFKHGREPKTTFQGIYQRELPTNDPPAVVNAISGKTSKVGTPTMDGFQATIMDLINRGYLEVRVDDQGKKKQVFLKINQDKVKDSTELQSYEMDVIKFLRTMAVNHLINLNQMKKDLKKRENAENFKDFYDMWEGHLDTMYLKEKTTQFFIKKGADLMRLFGIGALVVAGIVFYFNFMAPPANPIPASFYTIIASIILGIAGIISLALPQKVGGRWTQEGVDFDAQWNGFKRYIQDFSQMKEYPPESVVVWNHYLVYATALGVADKVKKVMELSLSKDQLETSNLYLFHYYGGYVVLSSGLSTGMSTATSDSGGSGGVGGVGGGSGGGGGGAF; this is encoded by the coding sequence ATGAACAAAATGAAAATTTCTTCGTTATTTTTCATTTTGATTTTTATCCTATCTGTAATGCCAATGGCTAGCTTTGCAGATGATGATGGTCGTAGTTACACCATACCCAAAGCCACATTCGATCTTTACGTCCAGGAAGATGGAAATTTAAAAGTTAAAGAAACATTGCATTACTCCTTTTCTGGTACTTACCGAGGTGTTTATCGTACCATTAATATTAAAGAAGGGGAAAAAATTAGAAATCTCAATGTTTCTACCAAAGGAGCTTACTCAAATTATCAAGTCACACCATATGATGGTCAAACCAAGATAACAGTATATCTTTATTCTAATGAGCGAAAAACCATTCCCATAACCAACAGGGATGTGGTTGTTACCTATGAATACGATTTTATCAATGTAACCAGAATTTACACCGATATTGCAGCACTGCACTATAAAGTGTGGGGTGAAGAATGGGATGTAGGTGTGGGAGAGTTAACCACCAAGATACATTTACCTTCAAAAAAAGGTGTTAAGTACTGGTTTAACCCTCCATACTATGTTATAAACGAGAAATGGGAGGATTCAGTCCTTAAAATCACATCAGACAGTATTTCTCCTGGTGACTTTTTCGAAGTACGGCTGGCCATACCTAAAGAACAGTTCAAAAATCCAGTTTATGCAATGTCAATAGATGAAGAAGGACTTCCTCAAATGGAAAAAATACAAGAAGATTACCTAAACGAAATCTACTTCTATAGCATTCTCTACTATATTTTGTCGATTTTGATGATTTTAGGCATTATAATACCCTTTTTGATCTACTTCAAACATGGTAGGGAACCAAAAACCACCTTCCAAGGAATCTATCAACGTGAATTACCCACGAATGACCCGCCAGCAGTGGTTAATGCCATATCAGGCAAAACATCAAAAGTTGGAACGCCCACTATGGACGGTTTCCAAGCCACCATCATGGATCTTATTAACCGCGGATATTTAGAGGTTAGAGTTGATGATCAGGGCAAGAAAAAGCAAGTTTTCCTGAAAATTAACCAAGACAAGGTCAAGGACTCCACTGAACTTCAGTCCTATGAAATGGATGTTATTAAATTCTTAAGAACAATGGCTGTTAATCATCTAATTAACTTGAACCAGATGAAAAAGGATCTCAAGAAAAGAGAAAATGCTGAGAACTTTAAGGATTTCTATGATATGTGGGAAGGTCATTTGGATACTATGTACTTAAAGGAGAAAACTACTCAATTCTTCATCAAAAAAGGAGCCGATCTAATGCGTTTATTTGGTATAGGTGCGTTAGTCGTTGCCGGAATAGTATTCTACTTTAATTTCATGGCCCCACCAGCAAACCCCATACCAGCATCTTTTTATACCATAATTGCATCTATTATATTGGGAATCGCCGGTATTATATCCCTTGCCCTCCCTCAAAAAGTGGGAGGTCGCTGGACACAGGAAGGTGTTGATTTTGATGCTCAATGGAATGGTTTCAAAAGATACATCCAAGATTTTTCCCAAATGAAAGAGTACCCACCAGAGTCAGTGGTGGTCTGGAACCACTACTTAGTATACGCCACTGCTTTAGGTGTTGCAGATAAGGTTAAGAAGGTTATGGAACTCTCATTATCCAAAGACCAATTGGAAACCAGTAATTTATACCTATTCCATTACTATGGCGGATATGTTGTACTTTCCTCTGGCTTAAGTACAGGTATGTCCACTGCCACCAGTGATAGTGGTGGATCAGGAGGAGTAGGTGGTGTTGGAGGAGGATCCGGTGGTGGTGGAGGTGGTGCGTTCTAA
- a CDS encoding LemA family protein: MDMWMYILIGIILLIVILIVWLYNSLVGLRNRVKNAWSQIDVQLKRRTDLIPNLVETVKGYAKHEKGVFEEVTKARSNLMNAQSVKESQEANNMLTGALKSLFAVAENYPDLKANQNFLELQDQLAQTEDKIAYSRQFYNDTVLMYNNKCQMFPSNIIASMFHFEQSEFFEIEESARATPKVEF, from the coding sequence ATTGATATGTGGATGTATATCTTGATAGGAATTATACTATTAATAGTAATATTGATTGTATGGCTTTATAACAGTTTAGTGGGTTTAAGAAACCGGGTAAAAAACGCTTGGTCCCAAATTGATGTTCAACTAAAAAGAAGAACAGATTTAATACCCAACTTAGTGGAAACAGTTAAAGGCTACGCTAAACATGAAAAAGGCGTTTTTGAAGAAGTAACCAAAGCACGGTCTAATCTTATGAATGCCCAATCTGTTAAAGAAAGCCAAGAAGCTAACAATATGCTAACTGGTGCACTAAAATCCCTATTTGCTGTTGCAGAGAATTATCCTGATTTGAAGGCAAACCAGAACTTCCTGGAATTACAAGACCAGCTTGCACAAACCGAGGATAAAATTGCCTATTCCCGACAGTTCTACAACGATACAGTTTTAATGTACAACAACAAATGTCAGATGTTCCCCAGTAACATCATCGCCAGTATGTTCCACTTTGAACAATCTGAGTTCTTCGAAATTGAAGAATCTGCAAGAGCAACACCAAAAGTAGAATTTTAG
- a CDS encoding CRISPR locus-related DNA-binding protein, whose amino-acid sequence MKNTLISTIYSLEPVMTCITQFSPNKVILIREEDAPDKIKEAERMLRETVGKVLEIESKPTSIYNVVMVARDIALIIEEESAHGRKIFVNISGGRKPQALGALFGCYARQDMVEKIVYITEEDKNIIDLPILNFGISKTKRSILEEIQSGENNVQNLSTKIGISRGMTYNHIRELREMGLVDPDYLKITSAGELAII is encoded by the coding sequence ATGAAAAACACATTAATATCAACTATTTATTCTTTAGAACCAGTAATGACTTGCATTACCCAATTTTCCCCTAATAAGGTCATCTTAATTAGGGAAGAAGATGCTCCTGATAAAATAAAAGAAGCTGAAAGAATGCTTCGCGAAACAGTAGGCAAAGTCCTGGAAATAGAATCTAAACCAACCAGCATCTACAATGTAGTCATGGTGGCCCGGGACATAGCCCTAATCATTGAAGAAGAATCAGCCCACGGCCGAAAAATATTTGTTAATATCAGTGGAGGCCGAAAACCACAAGCACTAGGCGCATTATTCGGATGTTACGCACGTCAAGACATGGTGGAAAAAATTGTCTACATCACTGAAGAAGACAAAAACATCATTGATTTGCCCATCCTCAACTTTGGAATTTCCAAAACCAAGAGAAGTATTTTAGAGGAAATACAATCTGGTGAAAACAACGTCCAAAACTTATCCACCAAAATCGGGATAAGCAGAGGAATGACCTATAACCACATCCGGGAACTGCGTGAAATGGGCCTTGTAGATCCAGATTACCTTAAAATAACCAGTGCCGGAGAACTTGCCATAATTTAA
- a CDS encoding zinc ribbon domain-containing protein, with amino-acid sequence MICQNCGHENDMDATFCDNCGARLGRNPNFGRQRPSPPNTGMSQTNKILILAVVVLVGVLGVTAGLLLQSNNNNPTTMNTPSSVSESGEKITYKADWHKVTSFSGISDDYRSFLIKGQQFKVVMSATPTLNYNTNYMNIDVSDTSHILGSGEVNWGPTDALSSKEKTVKVTGPPGTYWVYVTSKDLESWTVTVYDYY; translated from the coding sequence TTGATATGCCAGAATTGTGGACATGAAAATGATATGGATGCAACTTTCTGTGATAACTGTGGAGCTAGACTGGGAAGGAATCCCAACTTCGGCAGACAAAGGCCAAGCCCACCAAATACTGGGATGAGTCAAACCAATAAAATATTGATTCTAGCAGTGGTAGTCCTGGTAGGGGTGTTAGGTGTTACTGCTGGACTGTTATTGCAGTCCAATAATAATAATCCAACAACAATGAACACCCCCTCATCAGTGAGTGAATCCGGGGAAAAAATTACATATAAGGCAGATTGGCATAAAGTCACCAGTTTTTCAGGCATCAGTGATGATTACCGTTCATTTCTAATTAAAGGACAACAATTTAAGGTGGTAATGTCTGCTACTCCAACGTTGAATTACAACACTAATTATATGAATATAGATGTTAGTGACACCAGCCATATACTCGGTTCTGGGGAGGTAAACTGGGGACCCACCGATGCCCTGAGCAGTAAGGAAAAAACAGTCAAAGTAACTGGGCCACCAGGAACCTACTGGGTGTATGTGACATCAAAGGACTTGGAAAGCTGGACAGTCACCGTATATGATTACTACTAA
- a CDS encoding zinc ribbon domain-containing protein produces MYCEKCGHKNNAGAKFCKMCGADLNHILSKFPKTMSNSNKLLIVIVILLVLGIGISVGMLLTNKAPTTNNTTNITAGNDITPATTTPSHDHTSGPILIDSGSMSGSNAKYQDGPFTYQWETYKIGEENYVMYGTYVAGSKTVKQTVTLKKYSSQSVEITAEPKSSGKSSWRTVTSLQGHSTVDDYYWEIFRPNREMGGPVS; encoded by the coding sequence ATGTATTGTGAAAAATGCGGACATAAAAACAATGCTGGTGCAAAATTTTGCAAGATGTGTGGGGCTGATTTAAATCACATTTTATCAAAATTCCCTAAAACCATGAGCAACTCTAATAAGCTACTTATAGTCATTGTGATTTTATTGGTTTTAGGTATTGGAATATCCGTCGGCATGTTGTTAACTAATAAAGCACCAACCACCAACAATACCACTAATATAACAGCAGGTAATGATATTACTCCAGCAACTACCACCCCCAGTCATGATCACACTTCCGGACCGATTTTAATAGACTCGGGTAGTATGAGTGGTAGTAATGCTAAATATCAGGATGGTCCTTTCACTTACCAATGGGAGACCTATAAGATTGGCGAAGAAAATTATGTAATGTATGGTACTTATGTTGCTGGTAGTAAAACCGTCAAACAAACCGTTACATTGAAAAAATACAGCAGTCAATCTGTTGAAATAACTGCTGAACCAAAAAGCAGCGGAAAAAGTAGCTGGAGAACTGTCACATCCTTACAAGGGCACTCAACAGTAGATGACTACTATTGGGAAATCTTCCGGCCTAATAGGGAAATGGGTGGGCCTGTCAGCTAA
- a CDS encoding zinc-ribbon domain-containing protein — protein sequence MRDLICKNCGAENPEEARFCMECGMELEKEAEPCPSCGTLNPHNAKFCNECGISLIEKEEPHEPSEATEDLQKPLVEIHEAEDDDEYEPSDEESEDDEIDEGAPVETKKVEYIPPTGSESWRELCPACNHKPLTPKTFKGFLSTKNLLECDYCGAIFEKTGNKYLFKTIYDISSDFWKRYGRKTLTETEWTRIAHGGISDEEKALIEQKAAQNDMTFFVNALNKGETNLTPIPNPPIILKKNEEACVALSGITLREARAVRHTRGGYAGPTIRVAKGVSFRMGSVAARSESRDELRDIDRGTLVLTNKRLIFIGSKRTTNIDLRKIISITAYKDGIASQRENKQKTEYFTGIDRHTLTFSTNGRSHNVPFTGLIMKAAIEGKIRQI from the coding sequence ATGAGGGATTTGATTTGTAAGAATTGTGGTGCAGAAAACCCAGAAGAAGCACGTTTTTGCATGGAGTGTGGTATGGAGTTAGAAAAAGAGGCTGAACCTTGCCCTTCATGTGGTACCCTTAATCCACATAATGCCAAGTTCTGTAACGAGTGTGGGATAAGTTTAATAGAAAAAGAAGAACCTCATGAACCTTCAGAGGCAACTGAAGATCTTCAAAAACCACTTGTAGAGATACATGAAGCAGAAGATGATGATGAGTATGAACCTTCCGATGAGGAATCTGAGGATGATGAGATAGATGAGGGAGCTCCGGTTGAAACTAAAAAAGTAGAATACATTCCACCCACTGGATCTGAGTCATGGCGGGAGCTTTGCCCAGCATGCAACCACAAACCACTCACACCTAAAACATTTAAAGGATTCCTCTCCACCAAGAACCTCCTGGAATGTGACTACTGCGGAGCAATTTTTGAAAAAACAGGGAACAAATACTTGTTTAAGACCATTTATGACATTAGCTCCGATTTTTGGAAAAGATATGGTAGGAAAACATTAACTGAAACTGAGTGGACCCGAATAGCCCATGGTGGAATATCTGATGAGGAAAAAGCCTTAATTGAACAGAAAGCTGCACAGAATGATATGACTTTTTTCGTTAATGCCTTGAACAAGGGAGAAACAAACTTAACACCCATACCTAACCCTCCTATTATTCTAAAAAAGAATGAAGAAGCTTGTGTTGCCTTAAGTGGGATCACTCTTAGGGAAGCACGTGCAGTTAGGCATACCAGGGGTGGATATGCTGGGCCTACTATACGGGTGGCTAAGGGCGTGTCCTTCCGTATGGGTAGTGTGGCAGCCCGGAGTGAGTCTCGTGATGAGCTCCGGGATATCGACAGGGGTACCCTGGTTTTAACCAATAAGCGATTGATTTTCATTGGATCCAAGAGAACCACTAACATAGATCTCCGGAAGATAATATCTATCACCGCTTATAAGGATGGCATAGCCAGTCAACGTGAGAATAAACAAAAAACAGAGTATTTCACGGGTATTGATCGTCACACACTAACCTTTTCCACAAATGGCAGATCCCATAATGTTCCCTTCACTGGACTGATTATGAAGGCTGCTATTGAAGGGAAGATCAGGCAGATTTAA